One window from the genome of Nicotiana sylvestris chromosome 9, ASM39365v2, whole genome shotgun sequence encodes:
- the LOC138878094 gene encoding uncharacterized protein, producing MIVPPHSTESKGNEVPRQVEVKRDEQQHVLALGYALKLQEKKRAIKKKKNNNNNNNNKKKKKKKKKKKKKKGSGRKNDNAPSQSVEDEMPEDESDNSEVEILKLRSELPPLKYKKFLDDNKTFNKKITVRSSLGLADNLSKELDGVTFLRHLGGTLKIEKGSLQTPQVGDSHVGGYGDRAEKSIVGDSKMGGEAEKEKEQIKWRDEMQSRLNSLHKTMDELVQKLSKILVVLPRAIQDPYTKGKKGTKREIKLERKKPPKQSVRRS from the exons atgataGTGCCACCTCATTCCACGGAAAGCAAAGGGAACGAAGTGCCAcgccaggttgaagttaagagagatgagcaacA GCATGTGCTTGCTCTGGGATATGCTCT AAAGCTTCAAGAGAAGAAAAGGgcgataaagaagaagaagaataataataataataataataataagaagaagaagaagaagaagaagaagaagaagaagaagaaaggcagCGGCAGAAAGAATGATAATGCACCTTCTCAATCTGTTGAG GATGAGATGCCTGAGGATGAGTCTGACAATTCCGAGGTTGAAATCTTAAAGCTTCGATCGGAACTTCCACCCTTAAAATACAAGAAATTTTTAGATGATAATAAGACATTCAACAAGAAGATCACTGTGAGATCCTCACTAGGATTAGCAG ATAACCTAAGTAAAGAGTTGGATGGAGTGACATTCTTAAGGCATTTGGGTGGTACCCTTAAGATAGAGAAGGGTAGTTTGCAAACCCCGCAAGTTGGAGATAGCCATGTTGGAGGATATGGTGATAGAGCAGAAAAATCTATTGTTGGAGATAGTAAAATGGGAGGAGAAGCT gaaaaggaaaaggagcaAATAAAGTGGAGGGATGAGATGCAAAGTCGGTTGAACTCTTTGCATAAGACAATGGATGAATTGGTTCAAAAGCTATCAAAGATACTTGTGGTTCTTCCCCGAGCTATTCAGGATCCTTACactaaaggaaaaaaaggaacaaaaagagaaataaaactGGAAAGGAAGAAACCTCCAAAGCAGTCAGTGAGGAGAAGCTGA